From a region of the Oscillatoria sp. FACHB-1406 genome:
- the mscL gene encoding large conductance mechanosensitive channel protein MscL — MTRTRQRATGFARDFRDFIAKGNVVDLAVAVIIGGAFGKIITSFVEDIVMPGLINPALGATGDAWRELTLGPLLIGKFLGTVVDFLIIAFVIFLVIRAIENFKRKEVADPDATPADANLLAQERLTTAIERLTQVMESRQ, encoded by the coding sequence ATGACCAGAACAAGACAAAGGGCAACAGGGTTTGCACGCGATTTTCGCGACTTTATTGCTAAGGGGAACGTGGTCGATCTTGCCGTTGCCGTTATAATTGGCGGTGCTTTTGGCAAAATCATTACCTCGTTCGTAGAAGATATTGTTATGCCGGGATTAATTAATCCGGCGTTGGGCGCAACCGGAGATGCTTGGCGAGAGTTAACGCTCGGACCGCTTTTAATCGGGAAGTTTTTAGGCACTGTTGTCGATTTCTTAATTATTGCCTTCGTAATTTTTCTGGTGATTCGCGCGATTGAAAACTTTAAGCGGAAAGAAGTTGCCGATCCCGATGCGACACCAGCAGATGCGAATTTACTGGCTCAAGAACGTTTGACGACCGCAATCGAACGCCTGACTCAAGTTATGGAATCCCGCCAGTAA
- the dapB gene encoding 4-hydroxy-tetrahydrodipicolinate reductase, with amino-acid sequence MTEAARIPVVVNGAAGKMGREVVKAVSQAKDMMLLGAVDKSPDCEGQDAGIVAGCGELEVPILSDLQSVLVLATQQEIQGVMVDFTHPDGVYDNVRSAIAYGVRPVVGTTGLTVEQIEDLAAFAEKASTGAIIAPNFSIGVILMQQAALQASKYFDCVEIIELHHNQKADAPSGTAIKTAQMLAEMGKTYNPALVEEKETLAGARGCTADENIRIHSVRLPGLIAHQEILFGSAGQLYTLRHDTTDRASFMPGVLLAIRQVVQLKSLVYGLEKVI; translated from the coding sequence ATGACCGAGGCGGCTCGAATTCCTGTCGTTGTCAATGGTGCGGCGGGGAAAATGGGGAGGGAAGTTGTTAAGGCTGTCTCCCAAGCGAAAGATATGATGTTATTGGGAGCAGTCGATAAAAGTCCGGACTGCGAGGGACAAGATGCCGGAATTGTAGCGGGCTGCGGCGAGCTAGAAGTCCCAATCCTCAGCGATTTGCAAAGCGTTTTGGTGTTAGCAACGCAGCAAGAAATTCAAGGGGTAATGGTAGATTTTACCCATCCTGATGGCGTTTATGATAACGTCCGCAGCGCGATCGCGTATGGCGTTCGTCCGGTTGTCGGCACTACCGGCTTAACCGTCGAACAAATTGAAGATTTAGCAGCATTTGCTGAAAAAGCAAGCACAGGGGCAATTATTGCCCCTAATTTCAGTATTGGTGTAATTTTGATGCAGCAAGCTGCCTTACAAGCTTCTAAGTATTTCGATTGCGTCGAAATTATCGAACTTCACCACAACCAAAAAGCGGATGCGCCCAGCGGTACGGCGATTAAAACCGCACAAATGCTCGCTGAAATGGGCAAAACTTACAATCCCGCCCTTGTCGAGGAAAAAGAGACTCTGGCGGGCGCGCGCGGTTGTACGGCGGATGAAAATATTCGCATCCACAGCGTTCGCCTTCCGGGTTTAATCGCCCATCAAGAAATTCTTTTCGGTTCTGCGGGGCAGCTTTATACCCTGCGTCACGATACCACCGATCGCGCTTCTTTCATGCCGGGAGTTTTACTCGCGATTCGCCAAGTCGTCCAGCTTAAAAGCTTGGTTTACGGGCTGGAAAAAGTAATATGA